In Halomarina salina, one DNA window encodes the following:
- a CDS encoding DUF1405 domain-containing protein: protein MTAADSSGDHSSTAVEQFLAFVRDGSLPPSDDLPRYLAPLPKLLEDVGFRFVWLVVVVNLAGTAFGFYYYSGQFAATPVELWPFVPDSPMGTLFIALALGLWAMDRPNEYANAFALFGCIKLGAWTPYVLLAFFPAWDYLWWPMYNFLFWSHCAMVVQAFVLHRIADFPVRAVALATAWYTVDLTFDYFYNPVGVLTHTTIPVFRYEPWFLSDAVTNLQIAAAGAVVLTIVPLFVALATRVKKLELRLAEQ, encoded by the coding sequence ATGACCGCCGCCGACTCGTCGGGCGACCACTCCTCGACCGCGGTCGAGCAGTTCCTCGCGTTCGTGCGTGACGGCTCTCTCCCCCCGAGCGACGACCTGCCGCGCTACCTCGCTCCCCTCCCGAAACTCCTCGAAGACGTCGGCTTCCGGTTCGTCTGGCTGGTCGTCGTCGTCAACCTCGCGGGCACCGCGTTCGGCTTCTACTACTACTCCGGGCAGTTCGCCGCGACGCCCGTCGAACTCTGGCCGTTCGTCCCCGACTCGCCGATGGGGACGCTGTTCATCGCGCTCGCCCTCGGTCTCTGGGCGATGGACCGCCCGAACGAGTACGCCAACGCGTTCGCGCTGTTCGGCTGTATCAAACTCGGCGCGTGGACGCCGTACGTCCTGCTCGCGTTCTTCCCGGCGTGGGACTACCTCTGGTGGCCGATGTACAACTTCCTGTTCTGGAGTCACTGCGCGATGGTCGTCCAGGCGTTCGTCCTCCACCGCATCGCCGACTTCCCCGTCAGGGCGGTGGCGCTGGCGACGGCCTGGTACACCGTCGACCTCACGTTCGACTACTTCTACAACCCGGTCGGCGTCCTCACCCACACCACCATCCCGGTCTTCCGGTACGAACCGTGGTTCCTCAGCGACGCCGTCACGAACCTCCAGATAGCCGCGGCGGGTGCCGTCGTCCTCACCATCGTCCCGCTGTTCGTCGCGCTGGCGACCCGCGTGAAGAAACTGGAGTTGCGGCTGGCAGAGCAGTGA
- the pdxS gene encoding pyridoxal 5'-phosphate synthase lyase subunit PdxS, whose protein sequence is MSEATDIEDLKRGTDLVKRGFAKMQKGGVIMDVVTREQARIAEDCGAVAVMSLEAVPADIRKRGGVARMADPSLLEGIIDEVSIPVMGKARIGHTVEAQILEATGADMVDESEVLTTADERYHIDKRGFTAPFVCGARNLGEALRRINEGAAMIRTKGEAGTGDVNQAVTHQRTIKRSIRQLSGMNYEERDEWARKNEAPRDLVHETAERGRLPVVNFAAGGIATPADAALMMQLGCDGIFVGSGIFGAEDPEAMGTAVVEAVNNYDDPETLKDIAKGIGRGMKGQANETMPEEEKLQGRGV, encoded by the coding sequence ATGAGCGAGGCGACCGACATCGAGGACCTGAAGCGAGGGACCGACCTCGTCAAGCGCGGCTTCGCGAAGATGCAGAAGGGCGGCGTCATCATGGACGTGGTGACGCGAGAACAGGCGCGCATCGCCGAGGACTGCGGTGCGGTCGCCGTGATGAGCCTCGAAGCGGTGCCCGCCGACATCCGCAAGCGCGGCGGCGTCGCCCGGATGGCCGACCCCAGCCTGCTGGAGGGCATCATCGACGAGGTCTCGATTCCCGTGATGGGGAAGGCGCGCATCGGCCACACCGTCGAGGCACAGATTCTCGAAGCCACGGGCGCGGACATGGTCGACGAGAGCGAGGTGCTGACGACGGCCGACGAGCGCTACCACATCGACAAGCGCGGGTTCACCGCACCGTTCGTCTGTGGCGCGCGCAATCTCGGCGAGGCGCTCCGACGCATCAACGAGGGCGCGGCGATGATTCGCACCAAGGGCGAGGCGGGGACGGGCGACGTCAACCAGGCCGTCACCCACCAGCGCACCATCAAGCGCTCCATCCGACAGCTCTCGGGGATGAACTACGAGGAGCGCGACGAGTGGGCGCGGAAGAACGAGGCACCCCGTGACCTCGTCCACGAGACCGCCGAGCGCGGTCGCCTGCCGGTCGTCAACTTCGCGGCCGGTGGCATCGCCACGCCCGCCGACGCGGCGCTCATGATGCAACTGGGCTGTGACGGCATCTTCGTGGGGTCGGGTATCTTCGGCGCGGAGGACCCCGAGGCGATGGGCACTGCCGTCGTCGAGGCGGTCAACAACTACGACGACCCCGAGACGCTGAAGGACATCGCGAAGGGCATCGGCCGGGGCATGAAGGGGCAGGCCAACGAGACGATGCCCGAGGAGGAGAAGCTGCAGGGTCGCGGCGTCTGA